The sequence below is a genomic window from Hippocampus zosterae strain Florida chromosome 7, ASM2543408v3, whole genome shotgun sequence.
CACTTTTGTCAACTTTTGCACAtcacctcctcctctgtcctcctctctgtcccccctgctcgcctcgtcaccatgggaaatagagccttcagtcgctctgctccccagctttggaactcactcccagctgaccttcgtaattcagactcattaacacatttcaaatccagcctcaaaacacatctgtttcgacaagcctattcactcagaccataaagccattattttatttatttttgttgtatttattttttcttatttgatgttgtttttaacattgtactcgtgattttaactgcttgttgtaaggtgtccttgagtttctagaaatgcgcccacaaataaaatgtattattattattattattaattgcaaTGGCCAAGAATCTCGTGCCACGTTTGCAAATCAAAACAACCTTTGCACTTGTCATTACCCTCTTCTGCAGTAGATAGGTAGTAAAGATTGTTCTGCACATTAACAGGGAATACAGTACCATCACTCATTTTCACCATGTCCTTTCCTTCGTTGAAAATCACTGTTGCTCCACTTGCGGTCGCAGCCATCACAGAGAAAATGTCTTGTGGATATGAAGGGATGAACAGTGCAATTCTCAATATCGCTGTATGGTTGTGTCCTTTGCTGTCGATGAGGATCACCTCTGTTTCTCCCCGCTGTTTCGCCACGCCTTGGCACTTGGTTCCGTCTGCTAGCTCAACATAGTGTCAGCCTTGAAGGTCTCATCGAAGCTCTTGAACTTTGTCTCATCTGTGATGATGTGGCATGTAGCACCCGTGTCTACCATTAGGCCGTTCGTCTTCACACCATGTCCTGGAAAGATGTCCGCTTCCCGGTCCTTGGTCAAGAAAGCATACGACTTGTTGCCGTCTCCCTCGGCAGCTTGTCTAGCTTGTTCACTCTTCGGTCGTCGTCTGCAGTTTGCATCTCTGTGCGTTGCACTCTTGCAATAACTGCACCGCTGTCTTCTTTGGAATGCTCTTGCTTTGTGTCCTTTTACACCGCACTTGAAACACACCATatccgccattttgtttttgttgtcgccCCTTGGAGTGTTATCTTTTACGTGCACTTTCATCACATTATCTTACACTTGAGCACAGAGTTTTTCTGTGTCTTCATATGATCTCAGTCTAGTTTTAaagtcagcaaattttagttttTCTTCACTCTGTGTCACATGCACTGCAAATGGTTTGAAGGATTCTGGAAGTCCTTTCAACACCATTGCTATGGGAAGATCATCACTCATGACTTCCTCTCTATTTCTTAGCGCTGTGATGATAGTCTCTGCCCTAATCACAAAATCTGTTACGCTTTCTTTGCTTCTCATCTGCAGACTTGTCAGTTCAGAGTACAGGTTTATTATGCGAGGTTTCCCTTTAACTGCATAGCACTCTCGAAGAATCTTCAGGGCTTTTCTCCCATCATCTGCAGCTTTGCGCATGACCAGGCCTAGACTTTTGTCGTCCAAAAACTGTATCAGCTCTGCATAGGCCATCCCGTTCTGTTCCATTGTCCTTATCCTCTTCATTAACGTCAACAAACTGCGGATTTTCACTCAAAATAGTCTCTTTGAGCCCCTGTAGCCGCAAGTAGGCCAAAAATTTTGTTTCCCAGAGCTCATACTGTTTCTCATCTCCGTTAAAAGTTAAACGTGACCATCTGCTTGAGCCATGGCTTGGCTGCTCCATAGCTTCTACGGTAGTCTAGAGTAGCACCACGAGGTAGCACTATTAGCAGCTAGAAGCTAAGCTACGCTAACCTCTTCGCCAAGTTCGCAGTTCGTCGCTCTTCTCAGCGGCTTCAAACTTTCTTCAGTCGTTCTTGGGGGTTTcctgggcccataacctgttGTCAGCGGCTTACTTATGCAGTATACCCGCGTGTTCCCCCTCAAGGCGGCTGGATAAACGGAGGAAAAATCTGCGTCTGCGTGACAGTATCTTGCTTTATTAGAATTGGTCAGTAGTCAAGTataacacacacagtatatataatggACAAACCGGACGTTGGAACAGacccttcaaagtaaaacaggaaataattgaGAGCATATTTGTCTGTTCACAACAGTCTCACCGTCTttacgatgtgatacgacgcgatacacatttagttcaaatcaatgcgtcCATAAAGAACATCaatctgtccataaaggttatgaacagaatcggcgacaaagggcagccttggcggagtcctacccccactggaaagtattccgacttactgccggcaatgggaaccaaactctgacatcggtggtatagtgaccgaacagcccgtatcaggggttcggtaccccataccctcgaagcacccctcacagaactccccgggggacacggtcaaacgccttctccaagtccacaaaacacatgtagactggttgggcgaattcccacataccctcgaggaccctgctaagggtgtagagctggtccactgttccacggctgggacgaaaaccacactgctcctcctcaatctgaggctcgacttcctgacggaccctcctctccagcacccctgaatagaccttaccagggaggctgaggagtgtgatccctctgtagttggaacacaccctccggtccgcctttttaaaaagagggactaccaccccggtctgccaatccagaggcaatctccctgttgaccacgtgatgttgcagaggcgtgtcaaccaggacagccccacaacatccagagccttgaggaactccgggcggatctcatccacccctggggccttgccacgaggagctttttaaccacatcggtgacttcagccacagagataggagagcagcccacctcagagtccccgggccctgcttcctccaaggaagatgtgttgatggagttgaggaggtcttcgaagtactctgcccaccggttcacaacgtcccgagtcaaaatcagcagcgccccatccccactgtacagtgttagtggtcgtatggtggaccagaatttcctcgaagccgtccggaagtcggcttccatggcctcaccatactcttcccacgctctggtttttgccttggcgaccaccgaagctgcgttccgcttggccagtcgatacctgtcagctgcctctggtgtcccacaggccataaaggctcgataggactccttcttcagcttgacggcatcccttactgctggtgtccaccagcgagtacggtggttgccttacggccacaactcagattgtccgcctcaacaatagaggcacggaacatggtccactcgggctcaatgtcccccgcctcacccggcacatgggaaaagctctgtcgaaggtgggagttgaaactccttctgacatgggattccgccagacgctcccaacaaaccctcacaatacgtttgggtctgccaggacggaccggcatcttcccccaccatcggagcctactcaccaccaggtggtgatcagttgacagctccgcctcaaagctgctgtgtgtactgtagcgtacacagaccactctcactgagtgtcaaaatgaaatgtccaaaagagtcatccatatatagtttttccttgcgcggtcaaagtgagctgcaaggggacccccaaaataagaggcgtcTTGGCGTCTGAAGGGAGAAGAGCAGAAGCAAAGCGTGAACGAGAATCCACATCAAGATGGCCGAGAGCATTTCCACATTTCAAAGATGGCGCGGGAGCTAACTCACCGTGCGGTGGTCGCCGCGTCTCACTCAGCAAGGGGCTTGGAATCGGTGGAAACGGCTGAGGAAGTGCAACCGCAGAGTGAGATGTGAAGCGAAACGAGTCACGCTCGCGCCAAAGGATTTGCTGCGCTGATACGTTCACTGCCGAATTACTTTTGCGGCGCTGTCCGATCTTCTACTTGTGTCTTTTTATTCTACAACTGTTGCCGTGTCTGCACCGTACCGTACACTGTTATTTtgcgtattctttatcctctgtgtcgAAACAACTCATATTAGTGTCTTACCGATAACCGCAAAGGATTTGAGACGGCTTGATTTGCGTCTGACTTAAACTGTCCAAGATGGCCGAAGCTCAGTGGCCGTCAATCAGCAGTGAGACCAAACAAAAACCAACATGTTCTCCCTTCAAAAATCGATTTCATGATCTCATgactgtgtgcatgtatgtatgattttttttaaatatgacacCTGACAACCATCGTTGTTGTCTTTTTGGGGACAGCCGGAAAGGCTGATTGGCATTTCCGTTTATTTCATTGGACAAGATGATTTGTGACGCGAGTGGTTTCGATTACGAGCGCGGCCACTCAAAAAAATTCAACTCACATGAAAGGCTCcgatgctgttgttgttgttgttttttttttttggtgcacagCGAGAGATTCTCACGCCGCTTCTCACATCAACATTCACGTGTGCATCGTTacggagccgactcttcctgcCGTTTCAAGCGACTCCCGATTCACGCTTTGGCGGCAAAGGCCTAAATCGGACCTTCGTGGAACTGCCCCGTTGATTGTGGCTCAaaggaaacagaaaatgttttacttACGCGCTGCAGAGTATTTGGCTGgaaggaaagagaaagaaagttaGGATCACGGACTTTTAGCCACAAGTGGAgcaagttctctttggatctTCCCGACAGACCAGATCTTGGCGTCCCTCACCTTGTCTGTTCCGGCGACGCTTGGCAAGGAccgccgccacccccgccgccaGCAGAGCCAGGACCCCCAACGTGACAGCGATGGCCACCACCGTCTTGACtcgttcttctttttttcacgtGGCAACAAAGATGTGGGCCATGAAGAGAAGCACGCGAAGGGCTCGTCAGGACACCGTTCGCGAGAGTCAGTCCGAGGTGACGCAACGATTCAAGTGGCTCACCTGCGTCACGCGCGTTGCTCAGGATGTTTTTGCCGTCCAACTTAACGACGATGGCTTCCCCGACGCCGGCCAGCCGGAACACACATTCGTACTTGGCCTCCGCGTCGGGCGCCGCCTCCACTTTCAGGTGGACCGCGGTCTGGAAGGTTCCGTCGTGGTTGGGGAGCGTCTGGGCCATCTCCCCGTCCTCGTGCAGCTGCTCGCCGTCCTTCCTCCAGAAAAGATCCGATGTGAGGGGGTAGAAACCCGTCGCGAAGCAGGTGACCGGAGAGGAAGGAGTCTTCTGAATGTGATACACCGTCGGAAGCTCTGCGGCGAGGAGGGAGAGAACGACTTAGGGGGGCCAAAGACGACGAGAGAACACGTGGGAGGAGCAAAGATGGAGAGAAAGTGTGAGAAGAACTTTGCAAGgagaaatgtgggaggagaaatCGTGTGAGAGGAGGAAGTAGGGAGAGTATGCGCAAGAGGATGACGCTCAGGAAATGTGTCAGGGCAAAAGACGGCCGGAACGCGTCAGGATCAAGATGGGGGGAAAGTGGGAGGGGACAAAAGTCAGGCAAAATGCGCGACAGCTTGAAGGACGGAGAAAGGGTGAGGAGGCAAAAGAGGCAACGTGTGAGAGGGTCAACGAGGGCTAAAAGGTGTGAGAGCAATAGATGATACCTGTGAGTGGAAGATGGAGGGAACGCGTGTGAGACGGTGAAAGAAACGGCAAGCGAGGACAACTAGGAAGCGGGCCGAGAAGGTGCAAGAAGACAACCGGCGGCGAGCATGTCGAGAGGGTGAAAGAAAGCGAGAGCGTGCGAGGACGATGGACAGATGAAGAGAAGGGCTGAGAGGACGAGAGAGTGTGAGCGGCCACCGCACCTGTTCTCATCAGGAAGTCCCGCCCATTGCTCATGTATGTCTTCAAGGCAGCAGGACAAATCTCAGTGACGTAGCTCTTCATTAATTCTTTGTAGCCGTCCGATCGTTCCCACTTGTTCTTTGTGATGAAAGCTTGTGGATTGGCTGCGATCCATCTCATCGTTTTCCACTCAAATGAGATGAAGTCTTCTCCGTCACACCTGTACTGATTCTAACCATCCACCTCACCAGTCTCGTCATCCCATTCACAGTCGTTCATCTGCTGCATCATGTGAACGCCTGAAAGTGTCACGCAGACGATGAACAGAGAGAAGCCAGCTGTGACGTTCATGTTTATGAGTCGGGGCACATCCGCTACGTTGTACGAGCGGAAAACGAACCTCCAGTTTGGTTGAAGCGCTCGTTCAGGATTTCAAGGTTGACTTTGAACACCTGCTATTGGACAAGACTGCCGTGCAGCTCTTGCTCCAAAAAGTCTGGATCCTCTGCTGCGATTTTGTTCACCCAGTCCAGCTTGGCTTTCGTTTTCCGGCTCTTGCTGTCAAA
It includes:
- the LOC127604213 gene encoding LOW QUALITY PROTEIN: H-2 class I histocompatibility antigen, K-B alpha chain-like (The sequence of the model RefSeq protein was modified relative to this genomic sequence to represent the inferred CDS: substituted 2 bases at 2 genomic stop codons), translated to MHLLVLFVAALQTLNVTPALHTLRYFITASSQIANLPEYWEVVYVGGVQILQFDSKSRKTKAKLDWVNKIAAEDPDFLEQELHGSLVQXQVFKVNLEILNERFNQTGGVHMMQQMNDCEWDDETGEVDGXNQYRCDGEDFISFEWKTMRWIAANPQAFITKNKWERSDGYKELMKSYVTEICPAALKTYMSNGRDFLMRTELPTVYHIQKTPSSPVTCFATGFYPLTSDLFWRKDGEQLHEDGEMAQTLPNHDGTFQTAVHLKVEAAPDAEAKYECVFRLAGVGEAIVVKLDGKNILSNARDAEERVKTVVAIAVTLGVLALLAAGVAAVLAKRRRNRQGEGRQDLVCREDPKRTCSTCG